From Pelomonas sp. SE-A7, a single genomic window includes:
- a CDS encoding GNAT family N-acyltransferase has translation MRDLPLPTLPFAELNSADRRSLPAALPQTVATPRLHVAWARTQDDLIEAQSLRYQVFVGEMGARLTPPAGTPTGLDVDRFDEFCEHLLVRTVEVDGRPGEVIGTYRVLTPDAARRAGGLYSETEFDLSPLASLRSRMVELGRSCVHADHRSGGAIMSLWAALGEFMQRNQLDTMIGCASVSMRDGGHYAASLWKRLEQSHLAAPEWQVQPKLALPVAELDQNLDADPPPLIKGYLRCGARVLGAPAWDPDFNTADLPLLMRIPDLPARYRRHFLGE, from the coding sequence ATGCGAGACCTGCCCCTGCCCACCCTACCCTTTGCCGAGCTGAACAGCGCGGACCGGAGGTCTCTTCCAGCAGCGTTGCCGCAAACTGTTGCGACGCCTAGGCTCCATGTGGCCTGGGCCCGCACGCAAGACGATCTGATCGAGGCGCAATCACTGCGATACCAAGTCTTCGTCGGCGAGATGGGTGCGCGCCTGACGCCCCCCGCCGGCACGCCGACGGGTCTGGACGTCGACCGCTTCGATGAATTCTGCGAACACCTGTTGGTGCGCACGGTCGAGGTCGACGGCCGCCCCGGTGAGGTGATAGGCACCTACCGCGTGCTCACACCGGACGCCGCTCGCCGGGCAGGCGGTCTCTACAGCGAAACCGAATTCGACCTGAGCCCGCTGGCCTCGCTGCGCTCACGCATGGTGGAACTCGGCCGCTCCTGTGTGCATGCCGACCATCGCTCCGGCGGCGCCATCATGAGCCTGTGGGCCGCGCTCGGTGAGTTCATGCAGCGCAACCAGCTCGACACCATGATCGGCTGCGCCAGCGTCTCCATGCGCGACGGCGGCCATTACGCCGCCAGCCTCTGGAAGCGCCTGGAGCAAAGCCATCTGGCCGCGCCTGAATGGCAGGTGCAACCCAAGCTCGCGCTGCCGGTGGCCGAACTGGACCAGAACCTGGATGCCGATCCGCCGCCGCTGATCAAGGGCTATCTGCGCTGCGGCGCCCGCGTGCTGGGCGCGCCGGCCTGGGATCCGGACTTCAACACCGCCGACCTGCCGCTGCTGATGCGCATCCCGGACCTGCCGGCGCGCTATCGCCGCCACTTCCTGGGCGAGTGA
- a CDS encoding HPr family phosphocarrier protein, with protein MLKSTLTISNKLGLHARASAKLTKLASSFQCEVFMSRNSRRVNAKSIMGVMMLAAGLGSQVELETEGPDEQAAQDAITALVNDKFGEGQ; from the coding sequence ATGCTCAAGTCGACCCTCACCATCAGCAACAAGCTGGGCCTGCATGCCCGCGCCTCCGCCAAGCTGACCAAGCTGGCCAGCAGTTTTCAGTGTGAAGTCTTCATGAGCCGCAACAGCCGGCGGGTCAATGCCAAGAGCATCATGGGCGTGATGATGCTGGCCGCCGGTCTGGGCAGCCAGGTCGAGCTGGAGACCGAGGGCCCGGACGAGCAGGCCGCGCAGGACGCGATCACCGCCCTGGTGAACGACAAGTTCGGCGAAGGCCAGTAA
- a CDS encoding PTS fructose transporter subunit IIA yields MAHLLLIAHAPLASALKAVAQHTFPSCTAQLSVLDVAPEMSADEVESQARALLASAGADEVLVLTDVFGATPSNAAQRLLGEQVRMVSGVNVPMLWRTLCYSSEPLDALAQRAIEGGGRGIAPVTSPDKS; encoded by the coding sequence ATGGCTCACCTGCTCCTGATCGCCCACGCGCCCCTGGCTTCGGCCCTGAAGGCCGTGGCCCAGCACACCTTCCCCAGCTGCACCGCGCAGCTCAGCGTGCTGGACGTGGCGCCGGAGATGTCGGCCGACGAAGTGGAGAGCCAAGCGCGGGCCTTGCTGGCTTCGGCAGGCGCCGACGAGGTGCTGGTGCTGACCGACGTCTTCGGCGCGACGCCCAGCAATGCCGCCCAGCGCCTGCTCGGCGAGCAGGTGCGCATGGTCAGCGGCGTCAACGTGCCCATGCTGTGGCGCACGCTCTGCTATTCCTCCGAACCGCTGGATGCCCTGGCCCAGCGCGCCATCGAAGGCGGTGGACGCGGCATTGCGCCGGTGACCTCGCCCGACAAATCCTGA